A stretch of Rhizobium sp. TH2 DNA encodes these proteins:
- a CDS encoding sugar ABC transporter ATP-binding protein, which produces MVMLLDKITKSFPGVRALNNASISLAAGEIHALMGENGAGKSTLIKIITGIHKQDSGSMTLDGQEISLASPREAIRLGITAVHQERNLIPRFSIAENILLEQLPTRNGLVDFGRANREAREHLAKIGLDVDPAIEVRHLSVAQMQMVEIAKALSHKAKVLLLDEPTASLTSAETETLFKLVRQLKMEGTAIVFVSHKLEEVLSLCDRVTVLRDGETTLEGAPMAGMTRQTLIEAMIGRAERIVAHRDPRVSHGEAKLEVRGLSTAAGHRDISFRLGRGEILGLYGLVGAGRTELARALLGKDRITGGEVIIDGKPARIRSVEDAVKRHRIGYVSEDRKHEGVILEHPIRSNIAITVWSRIAKAFGFLTARDETATATPLSQQLEIRTPSLEQLVGNLSGGNQQKVSLSKWLAANADILIIDEPTVGIDIKAKAYFHELINDLADKGMSILLISSDMPEMVTLADRILVMHEFAIVSEYQNDRRYENASRAIMSAIHAGREHSQAAAH; this is translated from the coding sequence ATGGTCATGCTTCTCGACAAGATCACCAAGTCATTCCCCGGCGTCCGCGCGCTGAACAACGCCTCGATCAGCCTTGCGGCGGGCGAAATCCACGCCCTGATGGGCGAAAACGGCGCCGGCAAATCGACGCTGATCAAGATCATCACCGGCATCCACAAGCAGGATTCCGGCTCGATGACGCTCGATGGCCAGGAAATTTCGCTCGCGTCGCCCCGCGAGGCGATCCGGCTCGGCATCACCGCCGTCCACCAGGAGCGCAACCTCATCCCGCGCTTTTCGATCGCCGAGAACATCCTGCTCGAACAACTGCCGACCAGAAATGGCCTCGTCGATTTCGGCCGTGCCAATAGAGAGGCGCGCGAACATCTCGCCAAGATCGGCCTCGACGTCGATCCCGCCATCGAGGTCCGGCACCTCTCGGTGGCGCAGATGCAGATGGTCGAGATCGCCAAGGCGCTGAGCCACAAGGCCAAGGTGCTGCTGCTCGACGAGCCCACGGCATCGCTGACATCGGCGGAAACCGAGACCCTCTTCAAGCTCGTCCGGCAACTCAAGATGGAGGGGACGGCGATCGTCTTCGTCAGCCACAAGCTGGAGGAGGTTCTTTCACTCTGCGACCGGGTGACCGTGCTCCGCGACGGCGAGACGACGCTCGAAGGCGCCCCGATGGCCGGCATGACGCGCCAGACGCTGATCGAGGCGATGATCGGTCGCGCCGAGAGGATTGTCGCCCATCGCGATCCGCGGGTCAGCCACGGTGAGGCCAAGCTCGAGGTGCGTGGACTATCGACCGCCGCCGGTCACCGCGACATATCGTTCAGGCTCGGCCGGGGCGAGATCCTTGGCCTCTACGGCCTGGTCGGCGCCGGCCGTACCGAGCTAGCGCGCGCCTTGCTCGGCAAGGATAGGATCACCGGCGGCGAGGTCATCATCGATGGCAAGCCGGCCCGCATCCGGTCGGTCGAGGATGCCGTTAAGCGACACCGCATCGGTTATGTCAGCGAGGATCGCAAGCATGAAGGCGTGATCCTCGAACACCCGATCCGCTCCAATATCGCCATCACCGTCTGGAGCCGCATCGCTAAAGCGTTCGGCTTCCTCACCGCACGCGATGAGACTGCCACCGCAACGCCGCTATCGCAGCAACTCGAAATCCGCACGCCGAGCCTCGAGCAGCTTGTCGGCAATCTCTCGGGCGGCAACCAGCAGAAGGTCTCGCTCTCGAAATGGCTGGCGGCGAATGCCGATATCCTCATCATCGACGAGCCGACCGTCGGCATCGACATCAAGGCCAAGGCCTATTTCCATGAACTGATCAACGATCTCGCCGACAAGGGCATGTCGATCCTGCTGATCTCGAGCGACATGCCCGAGATGGTGACGCTGGCCGACCGCATCCTCGTGATGCATGAATTCGCGATCGTCTCGGAATATCAAAACGACCGGCGTTACGAGAATGCCAGCCGCGCCATCATGTCGGCGATCCATGCCGGACGCGAACATTCACAAGCGGCGGCTCACTGA
- a CDS encoding sugar ABC transporter substrate-binding protein — MRTRFSRGFAAATLACSVALFPLVASASDNKIVLVPGGPHPYFAPWEQAAADAQKDFSIASVEYKVPSEWKLEMQTELLESLAAQGTNAFGIFPGDAVGINSTIGEFKANNIPAVALGGCAQDPTDMNFCMATDVYQSAYIGTKALIEAMGGKGAVVHMAGLLIDPNTVLRVQAVEKAVAETNGAVTLLQTIGDTDSQEAGDQKVNALLASSKDKVGGIIATGYVSSVVTATALKNLGDKRIKMIGIDDDKIVLDGIKDGFVSGTMAQNPYGQGYIGAYALDLIAGGCTLKADAPWVKTPQTAHFIDSGTLLISSANAETYKDDLKALTKKIQGSFKDTYLTCS, encoded by the coding sequence ATGCGCACTCGTTTTTCCCGCGGCTTTGCTGCCGCGACACTTGCCTGCTCAGTCGCCCTTTTTCCGCTCGTCGCGTCCGCGTCCGATAACAAGATCGTTCTCGTGCCCGGCGGCCCGCATCCCTATTTCGCCCCCTGGGAACAGGCTGCCGCCGACGCCCAGAAGGATTTCTCGATCGCTTCGGTCGAATACAAGGTGCCTTCCGAATGGAAGCTCGAAATGCAGACCGAATTGCTCGAAAGCCTTGCGGCACAGGGCACCAATGCATTCGGCATTTTCCCGGGTGATGCCGTCGGCATCAACTCGACGATCGGCGAGTTCAAGGCCAACAACATCCCGGCCGTCGCGCTCGGCGGCTGCGCCCAGGACCCGACCGACATGAACTTCTGCATGGCGACCGACGTCTACCAGTCAGCCTATATCGGCACCAAGGCGCTGATCGAAGCCATGGGCGGCAAGGGTGCCGTCGTGCACATGGCCGGCCTGCTGATCGACCCGAACACCGTGCTCCGTGTCCAGGCCGTCGAGAAGGCCGTGGCGGAAACCAATGGCGCGGTCACGTTGCTGCAGACCATCGGCGACACCGACAGCCAGGAGGCGGGCGACCAAAAGGTCAACGCATTGCTGGCATCCTCGAAGGACAAAGTCGGCGGCATCATCGCAACCGGCTATGTCTCGTCCGTCGTTACCGCGACCGCGCTCAAGAATCTCGGCGACAAGCGCATCAAGATGATCGGCATCGACGACGACAAGATCGTGCTCGATGGCATCAAGGATGGCTTCGTCTCGGGCACCATGGCGCAGAACCCCTATGGCCAGGGCTATATCGGCGCCTATGCGCTCGACCTGATCGCCGGCGGTTGCACGCTGAAGGCCGATGCACCCTGGGTGAAGACCCCGCAAACGGCGCACTTCATCGATTCCGGCACCCTGCTGATCTCCTCGGCCAATGCCGAGACCTACAAGGACGACCTGAAGGCCCTGACCAAGAAGATCCAGGGCTCCTTCAAGGACACCTATCTGACCTGCAGCTAA
- a CDS encoding ABC transporter permease, translated as MNRILSFAIRQQWSGILAGVIVGGIALSFATPQFLSEFNWFVMLRSICVSLLVAFSQMVMLGVGQMNLSVGALGGLVAIIVGGLMDAWGMPPLPAILIAVAAGGAAGFINGWLTVRTGINGFIVTLATASAFAGINTGLTRAIPFYNLPPEFVAFGNGRLGPFPYLLIVPLIVTVLLAVFFSRVKTGRYMLAVGGNAHAAQLSGISVPRAIITAHVISGLTAAAAGVLAVAQLGSAQPSIGAEWLVISFAAPIIGGASLAGGSISILGTVIAVMLIGLIQNAMVLLAVDPYWVTFLLGALILTAVWINRYRAYRMGED; from the coding sequence ATGAACCGCATCCTTTCCTTCGCCATCCGCCAGCAATGGTCGGGCATCCTCGCGGGCGTCATCGTCGGCGGCATAGCGCTGTCTTTCGCCACGCCGCAATTCCTCAGCGAGTTCAACTGGTTCGTGATGCTGCGCAGCATCTGCGTGTCGCTGCTCGTGGCGTTCAGCCAAATGGTCATGCTCGGCGTCGGCCAGATGAATCTCTCGGTCGGTGCGCTCGGCGGCTTGGTCGCGATCATCGTCGGAGGGCTGATGGATGCCTGGGGCATGCCACCGCTGCCTGCCATCCTGATCGCCGTGGCCGCTGGCGGTGCGGCCGGCTTCATCAATGGCTGGCTGACGGTGCGTACCGGCATCAATGGCTTCATCGTGACGTTGGCGACGGCCTCCGCCTTCGCCGGCATCAATACCGGCCTCACCCGCGCCATCCCCTTCTACAATCTGCCGCCGGAATTCGTGGCATTCGGCAATGGCCGGCTCGGACCGTTTCCCTATCTGCTCATCGTTCCGCTGATCGTGACGGTCCTGCTCGCCGTGTTCTTCTCTCGCGTCAAAACCGGCCGCTACATGCTGGCGGTCGGCGGCAATGCGCATGCGGCGCAGCTCTCCGGCATTTCGGTGCCACGCGCGATCATCACGGCGCATGTTATTTCCGGGCTGACTGCGGCAGCCGCCGGCGTGCTCGCCGTCGCCCAGCTTGGCTCGGCCCAACCCAGCATCGGCGCGGAATGGCTGGTCATCTCGTTTGCCGCGCCAATCATCGGCGGCGCGAGCCTCGCGGGCGGATCGATCTCGATCCTTGGCACCGTCATTGCCGTGATGCTGATCGGCCTGATCCAGAACGCCATGGTTCTGCTCGCGGTCGATCCCTACTGGGTGACCTTCCTGCTCGGCGCGCTGATCCTTACCGCCGTCTGGATCAACCGCTACCGCGCCTACCGGATGGGAGAAGACTGA
- a CDS encoding sugar ABC transporter permease has product MTNATDNGAAPAPLLDRSDERVKHRQGISGSIEAFWDRVRSGDLGSLPVIVGLVIIWTVFQTLNPVFLAPNNLVNLLFDCSTVGIISLGIVCILMVGEIDLSVGSVSGFASAIVGVLWVNQGWPVGFAIITAMFFGAVIGMLYATLFNKFGMPSFVSTLAGLLAVLGLQLYLLGSTGSINLPYGSMLVDFGQTMVMPDIVAYALAAIAGLSIFVTGYRTAARRREAGLSSPSLGGLAFKAIAITVVLEAIVFYINRGDRGIPWMFGLFVGLAMAMNYALTRTQWGRMMHAVGGNREAARRAGINVRFIYTSAFVLCSVFAATGGVLAASRLASASQQAGTGDVNLNAIAAAVIGGTSLFGGRGSAYSALLGIIVIQSIASGLTLLDLSSSLRYMITGAVLAIAVIVDSLARRSRMSHGRA; this is encoded by the coding sequence ATGACCAACGCCACGGACAATGGCGCTGCACCCGCGCCGCTGCTCGATCGCAGTGACGAGCGCGTGAAGCATCGGCAGGGCATCAGTGGATCGATCGAGGCTTTCTGGGACCGCGTGCGGTCAGGCGATCTCGGCTCGCTGCCTGTTATCGTCGGGCTTGTGATCATCTGGACGGTGTTCCAGACGCTCAATCCGGTGTTTCTCGCGCCCAACAATCTCGTCAACCTGCTCTTCGATTGTTCGACCGTCGGCATCATCTCGCTCGGCATCGTCTGCATCCTGATGGTCGGCGAGATCGATCTTTCGGTCGGCTCGGTCAGTGGCTTTGCCTCGGCGATCGTCGGTGTGCTTTGGGTCAACCAGGGCTGGCCGGTCGGCTTTGCGATCATCACGGCCATGTTCTTCGGTGCGGTCATCGGCATGCTCTATGCCACTCTGTTCAACAAGTTCGGCATGCCGAGCTTCGTCTCGACACTGGCCGGCCTGCTCGCGGTTCTCGGGTTGCAACTCTACCTGCTAGGCTCGACCGGCTCGATCAACCTTCCCTATGGCTCGATGCTGGTCGATTTCGGCCAGACCATGGTCATGCCGGACATCGTCGCCTATGCGCTCGCCGCCATTGCCGGCCTGTCGATCTTCGTCACGGGTTACCGCACCGCTGCGCGCCGGAGGGAGGCGGGGCTATCCTCGCCATCGCTCGGCGGGCTCGCCTTCAAGGCGATAGCAATCACCGTGGTGCTGGAGGCCATTGTCTTTTACATCAATCGCGGTGACCGGGGCATTCCGTGGATGTTCGGCCTGTTCGTCGGCCTGGCGATGGCGATGAACTATGCGCTGACCCGCACCCAATGGGGCCGCATGATGCACGCTGTCGGCGGCAATCGCGAGGCTGCTCGCCGCGCCGGCATCAATGTCCGTTTCATCTATACCTCGGCCTTTGTGCTGTGTTCGGTCTTTGCGGCGACCGGCGGCGTGCTGGCCGCATCGCGGCTCGCATCGGCCAGCCAGCAAGCCGGCACCGGCGACGTCAACCTCAACGCCATCGCAGCAGCCGTGATCGGCGGCACCAGCCTGTTCGGTGGTCGTGGCAGCGCCTATTCCGCGCTGCTCGGCATCATCGTCATCCAGTCGATCGCCAGCGGTCTCACGTTGCTCGATCTGTCATCGTCGCTCCGGTACATGATCACCGGCGCCGTGCTCGCAATTGCCGTCATCGTCGACTCGCTGGCCCGCCGCTCGCGCATGTCGCATGGCCGCGCCTGA
- a CDS encoding GntR family transcriptional regulator, with product MAESDDIAGVNVATLRDEPIYAAIQAVLRAHIIEGALPAGLVLGQANVARAFNVSRVPAGIALSRLLDEGLVETFEGRGFVVPGAKPFRAELLDAGLSVPPEIVNSSISRRDQIYSEVEHAVAACLAYGRFMLNETALAQHYDVSRTIAHEVLTQLERLGIIEQDSNNRWYAGPLSGDELEHHFEMRWILEPQALRHAYPLLKEGEIRDRLIRIEAARKHTIQPLDREQLEADLHVRTLAPCPNSLLLHAVQRSQRILIATHSAFASYQSPDEITLMSSEHVSIYKALLASDVSLACSILEAHLRRSLGPNLEILGRLDVLPDALRLPYLVQVK from the coding sequence ATGGCGGAAAGCGACGACATCGCCGGAGTGAATGTCGCCACGCTGCGCGACGAGCCGATCTATGCGGCAATCCAGGCGGTGTTGCGCGCGCACATCATCGAAGGTGCGCTGCCGGCCGGCCTTGTGCTCGGCCAGGCGAATGTCGCGCGCGCCTTCAATGTCAGCCGGGTGCCGGCGGGCATCGCGCTCTCGCGCCTGCTGGATGAAGGGTTGGTCGAAACGTTCGAGGGCAGGGGTTTTGTCGTGCCGGGCGCGAAACCGTTCCGGGCCGAGCTTCTCGATGCCGGGCTTTCGGTGCCACCGGAAATCGTCAATTCGAGTATCAGCCGGCGCGACCAGATATATTCCGAGGTCGAGCACGCCGTAGCGGCCTGCCTCGCCTATGGGCGCTTCATGCTCAACGAGACCGCGCTCGCCCAGCATTACGATGTCAGCCGCACGATCGCGCATGAGGTTCTGACCCAACTCGAGCGGCTGGGGATCATCGAGCAGGACAGCAACAATCGCTGGTATGCGGGGCCGCTCTCGGGCGACGAACTCGAACATCATTTCGAGATGCGCTGGATACTCGAACCCCAGGCGCTGCGACACGCCTACCCGCTGTTGAAGGAAGGCGAGATCCGCGACCGTCTCATCCGCATCGAGGCGGCACGCAAGCACACGATCCAGCCGCTCGATCGCGAGCAGTTGGAAGCCGATCTCCACGTCCGCACGCTGGCGCCGTGTCCCAACTCGCTGCTGTTGCATGCCGTGCAGCGCAGCCAGCGCATCCTGATTGCCACCCACTCGGCATTCGCCAGCTACCAGAGCCCGGACGAGATCACGCTGATGTCGTCGGAGCATGTGTCGATCTACAAGGCCTTGCTCGCGAGCGACGTAAGCCTCGCCTGCTCGATCCTCGAAGCGCATTTGCGGCGCTCGCTCGGCCCGAATCTTGAAATCCTCGGCCGGCTCGATGTCCTGCCGGATGCGCTCAGGCTGCCCTATCTCGTTCAGGTCAAATAG
- a CDS encoding response regulator has translation MSKVLLVEDDPLVRATMTDALEDASYEVIAVEDASQAMQHLAYFPIDVLLADIRMPGTLSGIDLSHIVSSRWPDVIIFLISGRSETEMGELPPGAEFFQKPFSLDHLTGRLQARLAEKAQ, from the coding sequence ATGTCTAAAGTTCTCCTGGTGGAAGACGACCCGCTCGTCCGGGCGACGATGACCGATGCGTTGGAAGACGCGTCGTATGAAGTCATCGCCGTCGAAGATGCCAGCCAGGCGATGCAGCATCTAGCCTATTTCCCGATCGACGTGCTGCTGGCGGATATCAGGATGCCCGGAACGTTGTCGGGGATCGACCTGTCCCATATCGTCTCGTCGCGTTGGCCGGACGTCATCATCTTCCTGATTTCGGGCCGCAGCGAAACGGAGATGGGCGAGCTTCCGCCGGGCGCCGAATTTTTCCAGAAGCCGTTTTCGCTCGATCATCTGACCGGCCGGCTGCAAGCCAGGCTCGCTGAAAAGGCTCAGTGA
- a CDS encoding alpha/beta hydrolase, with product MDQNSVRRPVVDRSRLRPEIRRMLEEADRLGAKPVEEQTPVEARASSEVRLGNHWGVKDAFEAIETFTIAGEGYALPVRLYLNPESSNTILYFHGGGWVVGSLETHDGALRALALAARANILSVEYRKAPEAPFPAGLDDAERALRWLRKNGEARSLDAGRVIAAGDSAGASIASALAMRARDAGAPLFGQVLVYPATDLVNPTESRAAFALGYSLNKTTLDWFAAQYLAAGVSADHPEVSPLLATDHAGLPSTLLITADHDPLRDEGRAYAAALIKAGNQVTYEEWRGVVHGFMIMDRTTPAARQLIGVIARWCNELWSRR from the coding sequence GTGGATCAGAATAGTGTCCGGCGACCGGTCGTCGATCGATCCCGACTGCGTCCCGAAATCCGGCGCATGCTTGAGGAGGCCGACCGCCTCGGTGCTAAGCCGGTGGAGGAGCAGACGCCGGTCGAGGCGCGGGCGTCGTCGGAAGTCCGGCTCGGCAATCATTGGGGCGTCAAAGACGCGTTCGAGGCGATCGAGACGTTCACGATCGCTGGCGAAGGCTATGCCCTGCCAGTCCGGCTTTATCTCAATCCCGAAAGCAGCAACACGATCCTCTATTTCCACGGCGGCGGCTGGGTTGTCGGCAGCCTGGAGACGCATGACGGTGCGCTGAGGGCACTTGCGCTTGCCGCGCGGGCGAACATTCTCTCGGTCGAATACCGCAAGGCACCGGAGGCGCCGTTCCCGGCTGGGCTCGACGATGCGGAACGGGCATTGCGATGGCTGCGGAAGAATGGCGAGGCGAGGAGCCTCGACGCGGGACGTGTGATCGCTGCCGGTGATAGCGCGGGCGCCAGCATTGCGTCGGCGCTTGCCATGCGGGCGCGTGACGCCGGCGCACCGCTCTTCGGGCAGGTGCTTGTCTATCCCGCCACCGATCTGGTGAATCCGACCGAAAGCCGCGCGGCGTTTGCGCTCGGCTACTCGCTGAACAAAACGACCCTGGACTGGTTTGCCGCGCAGTATCTGGCGGCTGGCGTCAGTGCCGACCATCCCGAGGTTTCGCCGCTGCTGGCAACCGATCATGCCGGTCTGCCTTCCACATTGCTGATCACCGCCGATCACGATCCTCTGCGGGATGAAGGACGCGCCTATGCAGCGGCACTGATCAAAGCCGGAAATCAGGTCACCTATGAGGAATGGCGCGGCGTGGTGCACGGCTTCATGATCATGGACCGCACCACGCCGGCGGCGCGCCAATTGATCGGCGTGATCGCCAGATGGTGCAATGAACTCTGGAGCCGGCGCTGA
- a CDS encoding FGGY-family carbohydrate kinase yields the protein MSEHFLGIDVGTGSARAGVFDATGRMLASAKHDIAVWREAGDVVEQSSEDIWRAVCDCVKRAVAEAGVEPASIGGIGFDATCSLVVLGEGGKPLSVSPSGDADRNIIVWMDHRAMDQTRRINQSGEKVLDYVGGTISPEMETPKLLWLAENMPETFGKAWQFLDLTDYLTWRCTGSLARSVCTVTCKWTYLAHEARWDEGYFRKVGLGALADEKFERIGTEIVPGGTALASGLSEQAAADLGLVPGTAVAAGLIDAHAGGIGTVGARGDVGNVLTRMAYVFGTSACTMSTTSEPAFVPGVWGPYYQAMVPGLWLNEGGQSAAGAAIDYLVRMHPAAAGASTIADQDNLSLSAWLSQEAEKRGGAASAPKLVGELHVVPEFLGNRAPFADPDARALVAGIGMETGIENLIGLYVAGVCGLGYGAKQIVRAQQSKGIPTDTIVVSGGAGQSPLVRQLLADTTGLTVAASTSPEPVLLGSAILGAVAAGRCKDTAEAMSSMSELGEIYRPQAALADWHERRFRAFELLQSAGRAIRETGSQSQ from the coding sequence ATGAGTGAGCATTTCCTCGGTATCGATGTCGGCACCGGCAGCGCGCGTGCGGGGGTCTTCGACGCGACCGGCCGGATGCTTGCGTCGGCCAAGCACGACATTGCCGTCTGGCGCGAAGCGGGCGATGTGGTCGAGCAGTCGAGCGAGGATATCTGGCGGGCGGTCTGCGATTGCGTGAAACGCGCCGTTGCGGAAGCTGGCGTGGAACCCGCTTCAATCGGCGGGATCGGCTTCGATGCCACATGCTCGCTCGTCGTGCTGGGCGAGGGAGGCAAGCCGCTTTCAGTTTCGCCTTCGGGCGACGCGGATCGCAACATCATCGTCTGGATGGACCATCGCGCGATGGACCAGACCCGCCGGATCAATCAATCCGGCGAAAAGGTGCTGGATTACGTCGGCGGCACGATCTCACCAGAGATGGAAACGCCGAAGCTGCTCTGGTTGGCGGAGAACATGCCCGAGACGTTCGGCAAGGCCTGGCAGTTTCTCGACCTGACTGATTACTTGACTTGGCGCTGCACGGGCAGCCTTGCGCGTTCGGTCTGTACCGTCACCTGCAAATGGACCTATCTCGCTCATGAAGCGCGGTGGGACGAAGGCTATTTCCGGAAGGTTGGCCTTGGCGCGCTGGCCGACGAAAAGTTCGAGCGCATCGGCACGGAAATCGTGCCGGGCGGTACGGCTCTGGCATCCGGTCTCAGCGAACAGGCCGCTGCCGACCTCGGGCTCGTGCCCGGAACAGCAGTCGCAGCCGGCCTGATCGACGCCCATGCGGGCGGCATAGGCACGGTCGGCGCGCGCGGCGATGTCGGCAACGTGCTGACCCGCATGGCCTATGTGTTCGGCACATCGGCTTGCACCATGTCGACGACATCGGAACCGGCTTTTGTGCCCGGTGTATGGGGGCCGTATTATCAGGCGATGGTGCCGGGGCTCTGGCTCAATGAAGGTGGACAATCGGCGGCTGGTGCTGCAATCGACTATCTGGTGCGTATGCATCCAGCGGCCGCAGGCGCCAGCACGATCGCGGATCAGGACAATCTCAGTCTCAGCGCATGGCTTTCGCAGGAAGCCGAGAAGCGCGGCGGCGCCGCGTCCGCGCCGAAGCTTGTGGGCGAGTTGCACGTTGTGCCGGAATTTCTCGGCAATCGCGCGCCTTTCGCCGATCCGGACGCACGCGCGCTCGTCGCCGGCATCGGCATGGAAACCGGGATCGAGAACCTGATCGGGCTTTATGTGGCAGGTGTTTGCGGCCTCGGCTACGGTGCGAAGCAGATCGTTCGTGCGCAACAAAGCAAGGGCATTCCGACCGACACGATCGTCGTCAGCGGCGGGGCAGGGCAGAGCCCGCTTGTCCGCCAGCTGCTGGCCGATACGACAGGCTTGACGGTCGCCGCCTCGACCTCGCCGGAACCGGTGCTGCTGGGTTCCGCCATCCTCGGTGCCGTTGCCGCCGGGCGCTGTAAGGATACGGCTGAAGCCATGTCCTCAATGTCCGAACTCGGTGAAATCTACCGACCGCAGGCGGCGCTTGCCGATTGGCATGAGAGGCGTTTCAGGGCCTTCGAACTGCTTCAGAGCGCCGGCAGGGCCATCCGGGAAACCGGCAGTCAATCCCAATAA
- a CDS encoding ABC transporter permease — protein sequence MAAGLLMRGSTQFGLFVILFIMWVVFSSLAPGFLSRFNLNSVGRSVAIDIVVGFAQMVVLATGGMNLSVGAIGVCSVMTLGYFLQMWGLPIPVAILLTLGLGGVLGWLNGFAITRTGVNSFVVTLATASLFTGAMLIFSKGVPLNGLPPELGAFAKSSVGRVPTLAIVAIGIGIALYVLFKHSVLGRQILAAGANPRAAEMSGVPVDRVIVFVHVLSGVLAAAAAIMLTAKNGAALPGAAGDDWLLPSFLAPVIGGTSLAGGLISVVGTIFGALLVSTIRSGLLVLQIGNFWLQLFLGIFLLGAILLERYRSALAVRAQTRAA from the coding sequence ATGGCCGCGGGTCTCCTCATGCGCGGCTCGACGCAGTTCGGGCTCTTCGTGATCCTCTTCATCATGTGGGTCGTGTTCTCCAGCCTGGCGCCCGGCTTTCTCTCGCGTTTCAATCTCAATTCGGTCGGTCGGTCGGTTGCCATTGATATCGTCGTCGGCTTTGCCCAGATGGTGGTGCTGGCAACTGGTGGCATGAACCTCTCGGTCGGCGCGATCGGCGTGTGCTCGGTCATGACGCTCGGTTATTTCCTGCAGATGTGGGGCCTGCCCATTCCCGTCGCGATCCTGCTGACGCTCGGCCTCGGCGGCGTGCTGGGATGGCTGAACGGCTTCGCGATCACCCGCACCGGCGTCAATTCCTTCGTCGTGACGCTTGCGACGGCGAGCCTGTTCACCGGCGCGATGCTGATCTTCTCCAAGGGCGTGCCATTGAATGGCCTGCCGCCCGAGCTCGGCGCATTCGCCAAATCCTCGGTGGGCCGCGTGCCGACGCTGGCGATCGTCGCAATCGGCATCGGCATCGCGCTCTATGTCCTGTTCAAGCATTCCGTCCTCGGCCGGCAGATTCTCGCCGCTGGCGCCAATCCGCGCGCGGCGGAGATGTCCGGCGTGCCAGTGGACCGCGTCATTGTCTTTGTCCACGTGCTCTCGGGTGTTCTCGCCGCCGCAGCCGCCATCATGCTCACCGCCAAGAACGGCGCGGCACTGCCCGGCGCTGCCGGCGATGACTGGCTGCTGCCCTCGTTCCTCGCCCCGGTCATCGGCGGCACATCGCTTGCCGGCGGATTGATCTCCGTGGTCGGCACGATTTTCGGCGCGCTGCTGGTTTCCACGATAAGAAGCGGGCTGCTGGTGCTGCAGATCGGCAATTTCTGGCTCCAGCTTTTCCTCGGCATCTTCCTGCTCGGCGCAATCCTGCTTGAACGTTACCGCTCCGCCTTGGCGGTCCGCGCACAGACGAGGGCCGCATGA
- a CDS encoding SDR family oxidoreductase — protein MSQQFQGKVAAITGAASGIGLECARSLLAEGATVALVDRAEETLKTLCAELGPKAIPVVVNLTDPQSVANMMPQILEKAGHLDIFHANAGTYVGGEIVDGDPDIWDRMLNLNINAVFRSVHAVLPHMVARKTGDIILTSSIAGLVPVVWEPIYTASKFAVQAFTHTVRRQVAKHGIRVGAVAPGPVVTALISDWPKDKLEQELAAGGLMEPKEVADAVLFMLTRPRNVTIRDIVILPQSNDL, from the coding sequence ATGAGCCAGCAATTCCAGGGAAAAGTCGCGGCGATTACCGGAGCCGCCTCCGGCATCGGCCTCGAATGCGCAAGAAGTCTTCTGGCGGAGGGCGCTACGGTGGCGCTCGTGGACCGGGCGGAAGAGACCTTGAAGACGCTTTGCGCCGAGCTCGGGCCGAAGGCCATCCCCGTCGTCGTCAACCTGACGGATCCGCAGAGCGTGGCCAACATGATGCCCCAGATCCTGGAAAAGGCCGGGCATCTCGATATCTTCCACGCCAACGCCGGCACCTATGTCGGCGGCGAGATCGTCGATGGTGACCCCGATATCTGGGATCGCATGCTCAACCTCAATATCAATGCGGTCTTCCGTTCGGTGCATGCCGTGCTGCCGCATATGGTGGCGCGCAAGACGGGCGATATCATTCTCACCAGTTCGATCGCCGGTCTGGTGCCTGTTGTCTGGGAGCCGATCTACACGGCTTCCAAGTTTGCGGTGCAGGCATTTACGCATACGGTGCGGCGGCAGGTTGCCAAGCACGGCATCCGCGTCGGCGCGGTGGCGCCGGGGCCGGTGGTGACAGCGCTGATCAGCGATTGGCCGAAGGACAAGCTCGAACAGGAACTGGCGGCGGGTGGCCTCATGGAGCCCAAGGAAGTGGCGGATGCCGTGCTCTTCATGCTAACGCGTCCGAGGAATGTGACGATCCGCGATATCGTCATCCTGCCCCAAAGTAACGATCTCTAG